A region of the Gammaproteobacteria bacterium genome:
CATCAGACTCAACCACTCCGCCAATTTCCATCATATACTTAATGGCTTGTTCTCTGCTCCATTTCTTGTAATGTAAACCGGTATCGACAACCAGACGAACGGCTCGGAAAAGTTCAGCTTTTAAGCGGCCTAAATCACTGAATGGATCGTTTTTATACAGCCCCATTTCTTTGCCGACCAATTCCGAATACAAAGCCCAGCCTTCGACATAAGCGTTGTAAGGAGCAATTCTTCTCAGCATTGGCAAGTCTCCTTGTTCCAGGTTCAATGCAACCTGCCAGTGATGTCCCGGAATGGCTTCATGGTATGTTAAAGTTTTCATCTCAAATCGTGGGTTGGCCTTTATATCACGCAGATTAATCCAGTAAATTCCCGGCTGGCTTCCATCTAATGGTGGATTCGTGTATTGCCCACCGGGAGCCGATTCTTCTCTGGCTTTAGGAAATTTACGAACCTCAACATCGTATTTAGGACGTGTTGCAAACTGTTCGTCCATCATTGTGGAAATCTCCAGAATGTATTTATTCAAATCGTTTAACAGTTCTGCTCTTCCTGCCTCTGAGTCTTCATAAATAAAGCGGCTATCGTCTAATAATGCCATCATTCTTTCACCAACTGTTCCCTCTGTCATTCCTTGTGCATTAAGAATTTTATCCATCTCCGAGGTGATTCTATCTACCTCCGACAATCCCAAATCGTGAATTTGTTGTGGTGTTAAATCACTGTCTCCCAGCATTTTTATTGCATCAAGATAATACTTGCCACCATTGGGTTGAGCCCAAATTCCTGACTCTTCTTTTGCCATTAATTTCAAGTCATTCAGTTTTGTAACGACTGAATTGAAAGCCGGATAAACTTTGGTTGCAACCAGCATTTCTGCTTTTTTTACCGCTTGAGCTTTTTCCTCATCGCTCATATCACTCACACCTTGTAGTTTTTGAGCAAGTGATGTGACTAAAGGATGATTGGAAGCATCTGTCTCAATAAAACTTTGCATCGCTGAGATTGTTTTATTGACAATCGCTTTTGGTGGAATCCAGTTTTTGTCGGTGTCATATTCCAGTTTTTCCAGAACCTGCTGAACAAAAATATCAAAGTGATCCAATCGTTGCAGATAATCCTGAGCTTGTTTGGAATGGTTTACCTGATGGTTGGCAACCATGATGTTTGGAATATCAATCAACGGGCCATTGATTTGATTAACGATAAACGGCGAAAGTCCCATCCAAACATCAATGTAACCAATATCGAAATCCTCATGTCCGGAAAAATAACGAATGATGTTTTGCATCACGGACTTGTTTTCATCATTATAACTTTCTGCAGAAAGTTGCTGATTGATAGCTCTCAATGAGTCTCTCAGCTTTTTCTCAGCTGCCGGAGAATAATTATCCAATCTGTTTTGATATTCACCACCTGACATTTCTTCCGACAAACCATATTGAGTCGAATTTGATGGTCTGGCACTAAATAAGGCTTTGGTGCTTTCTGAATAGAAGTTTGATAAATCGGTGCTTTCCTGTTTAACATTTCTTTGACAGGCATTTAACATCATGAATGTTATCAAAATCAAAGCTGTATTTGTTTTCATCCGTTTTTTCCTCATAATTTGAACGTACCATTATAAGTATTTTTATTGTCTCTGACAGAGAAATAAGTCTGATAACAAAATATCTCGTGTCAATTTCATAGTGAAAATATTAAGATACAGAAAAGCCATACGTATTATTGAAATGAAAAAAGCACTATTTTGTTTTACATTCTTAACTGCAACACAGTCTGCAATTTCAAGCAGTCAGTTTGAAACTTTTTTTGAGCAAACCAACGGAGCAGAAACAGCCACCTACCAGCAAGTGATTCATTATTATCAGAAACTGAGTCATGAATTTGATACTATTCAAATTCAAACTTTCGGAGAAACGGATTCCGGCAAGCCATTACATCTTGTAATATTTAACAAAGATGGGTTAAAGAAAATCAAGCCCAGACTGATTCGAAAAAGTGTGTTGCTGATTAATAACGGCATTCATCCCGGAGAAAGCGATGGTATTGACGCAACAATGATGTTGTTTCGGGACTTGGCAAGCGGCAAAATTCCTGCTCCTGAAAATGTAATTATTGCAACTATTCCTATTTACAACATCGGTGGAAGCCTCAATCGTAACTCAACCAGCCGAACGAATCAGAATGGACCAAGAGAGTATGGTTTCCGCGGTAATGCCCGTAATTATGATTTAAACCGTGACTTTATTAAATGTGATACGAAGAACTGCAAGGCTTTCACAGAGCTTCTTCATCAATTAAAGCCGGATGTTTTTATTGATAACCATGTCAGCAACGGCGCAGATTATCAATACACGCTCACACATTTATTCACTCAACACAATAAACTTAGAGGCAAAAGTGGAGAATATCTGCAAGAATTTCTGATGCCGGAATTAGAAAAAAAATTGAAACTAAAAAATTGGGATATAACACCTTATGTGAATGTTTTTAATGATGTGCCGGAAAAAGGTTTCAATCAGTTTATGGACTATCCACGTTACTCCACCGGCTATACAACCTTGTTTAATACGCTGGGAATGATGGTCGAAACCCACATGCTTAAACCATACAAACAAAGAGTTGAAGGAACTTATCAGTTGATGCTTTCCATGATTGAAATTATGCAAAAAGAATCTGACAAGATAATTACTCTTCGCCAGGATTTTCATAAAGAAATTTATAACCAAGATTTATATACTCTCAACTGGCAAATTGATGGAGAAAAGTCCTCAATGCTCAACTTCAAAGGATTTGAGGGTGAAATGATTGACAGCAAAGTTACCAATCAGAAAAGATTAAAATATGACAGAACCAAGCCGTTCAACAAAGCGGTGAAATTTCAGAATTATTTTAAACCGGCATTGCAGATTACGATGCCCAAAGCCTATATCATTCCGCAAGGATGGCATAATGTGATTGACTTATTGAAACTAAACAATGTTGCAATGAATACATTAGATATTGATTCCGATTATCAAGTTGAATCTTACCGAATCACCGATTACGAGACCTCCAAGACACCTTATGAAGGTCATTATCCGCATTCAAACACACAAATTTCTAAAACCATAGAACAAAAAACATTCAAGAAAGGTGATTACATTATCGAAGTCAACCAGCCTTCGATTCGCTATATTCTCGAAACTCTCGAGCCACAAGCACCTGATTCATTCTTCAAATGGAACTTCTTCGACACCATCCTGCAACAGAAAGAGCACTTCTCACCTTATGTGTTTGAAGATATTGCCGAACAAATGCTTAAAGACAATCCCGAAATTGCCAAAGAATTCAGGGAAAAGCAAGATACCGACAAAGAATTTGCTGAAAACTGGTACGCTCAACTCGACTGGCTGCACAAACACAGCAAACACTACGAAAAAACCCATATGCTATATCCCGTTTATCGGATTTTGAAATAAACAACTGACAATTCTCTAACTCTACTGTAATATCGATTACACACAATAAATGGAGAATTTATAATATTAAAAATCAAATCTATAGCTATGCTTCTTGCGTTAATTTTTATCACAGCATCATGTTCGGAAGATAGATCCTCTAACAACCTGCAAGATACTGCAAAAACTGAGAACAACGAATTAACAGGCAATAAATTTTTTGATGCCGCCGCAACAAAAATAATGAAACACAACTCCAAAATGGACAGAGTACAAGCAAATTGTGTTGTAAAAACTATGACAGATAGCGGAGAAGTTGGCGTCGGAGAAATCAATCAAATGCGTTTAGCTGACGATGAAATGTCAAAAAACTCCTCCCGACTGAATGCGTCTTATAACCAGGCTAAGGAAAGTTGTAAATAATAAAGCAAATAACAAAAAGCCCCAATATTCAATTAGGGCTTTTAACTTTCTCTTATGAGATTCCCGCCTTCGTGACGAGTTTGTAATTGGAGTACATTCCCAATCTTTGCATTTATCGCTTCAGTAATTCTTTAGATCAAGGCTGGAAGTGGGAGTTTATAATCTATAAATGACCACTTCCAAACGCAGAGATAATGAATTAATGAAGATGATAAATCAAAGATTTACATCATGCCTGGCATTCCGCCCATACCTCCCATACCACCCATTCCGCCCATATCTGGAGCACCGGAAT
Encoded here:
- a CDS encoding M14 family metallopeptidase; this translates as MKKALFCFTFLTATQSAISSSQFETFFEQTNGAETATYQQVIHYYQKLSHEFDTIQIQTFGETDSGKPLHLVIFNKDGLKKIKPRLIRKSVLLINNGIHPGESDGIDATMMLFRDLASGKIPAPENVIIATIPIYNIGGSLNRNSTSRTNQNGPREYGFRGNARNYDLNRDFIKCDTKNCKAFTELLHQLKPDVFIDNHVSNGADYQYTLTHLFTQHNKLRGKSGEYLQEFLMPELEKKLKLKNWDITPYVNVFNDVPEKGFNQFMDYPRYSTGYTTLFNTLGMMVETHMLKPYKQRVEGTYQLMLSMIEIMQKESDKIITLRQDFHKEIYNQDLYTLNWQIDGEKSSMLNFKGFEGEMIDSKVTNQKRLKYDRTKPFNKAVKFQNYFKPALQITMPKAYIIPQGWHNVIDLLKLNNVAMNTLDIDSDYQVESYRITDYETSKTPYEGHYPHSNTQISKTIEQKTFKKGDYIIEVNQPSIRYILETLEPQAPDSFFKWNFFDTILQQKEHFSPYVFEDIAEQMLKDNPEIAKEFREKQDTDKEFAENWYAQLDWLHKHSKHYEKTHMLYPVYRILK
- a CDS encoding DUF885 domain-containing protein, with the protein product MKTNTALILITFMMLNACQRNVKQESTDLSNFYSESTKALFSARPSNSTQYGLSEEMSGGEYQNRLDNYSPAAEKKLRDSLRAINQQLSAESYNDENKSVMQNIIRYFSGHEDFDIGYIDVWMGLSPFIVNQINGPLIDIPNIMVANHQVNHSKQAQDYLQRLDHFDIFVQQVLEKLEYDTDKNWIPPKAIVNKTISAMQSFIETDASNHPLVTSLAQKLQGVSDMSDEEKAQAVKKAEMLVATKVYPAFNSVVTKLNDLKLMAKEESGIWAQPNGGKYYLDAIKMLGDSDLTPQQIHDLGLSEVDRITSEMDKILNAQGMTEGTVGERMMALLDDSRFIYEDSEAGRAELLNDLNKYILEISTMMDEQFATRPKYDVEVRKFPKAREESAPGGQYTNPPLDGSQPGIYWINLRDIKANPRFEMKTLTYHEAIPGHHWQVALNLEQGDLPMLRRIAPYNAYVEGWALYSELVGKEMGLYKNDPFSDLGRLKAELFRAVRLVVDTGLHYKKWSREQAIKYMMEIGGVVESDAIAEVERYMVWPGQALGYKLGMIQIVKLRNDAMQKLGDKFDIKEFHDVVLLGGAVPMSVLENKISDWVASKE